DNA sequence from the Teretinema zuelzerae genome:
GGCGACGTCGCGGAGAAGCCGCTTGAGCTGGATCGGACGGGGAAAGCCGATGATCAGATGCGCCGGAAACAGCGGCCGCATCGGACGCTCAGGGGTAAAATCGAAGCAGAGGCCCTGCTCGTCCAGAGACCTGATGAAGGCGGTTCCTTCCGGGCCGTTTCTCATGCCGCACCGGAACGAGTCGCCTGCGTTCTTGCGGAGAATTTTCTTGATATGCAGATAGCGGGGATCGCGGGGAGGGAAGAACCCGTCGCCGTCGAAAAGAATGATATTCATGACAGGCGGCAGTATATCAGAGAGATTTGACTTTTCATACCGAGGAGCATACATTAAACCCATGCCGACAAAACAGAAAATCGGGCAAGCCGCCCGAATCATCGTGAAAGACGTACTCGCCCTCAAGAAAGGCGAACAGTTCCTGATAATCACCAATCCCGACGGAGACGTAGCCGCTATTTCCCGCGCCCTCTACGACGCGGCCCTGGCCGAAGGCGCCGAGGCGACCATCGTCTTCCAGCCCGAGAAAACCCAGCTCGACTACGCGAACCGCGCCGCCCTCGCCGCGTTCAATGCGAATCCGGCCGCCTGCGCCTCGGTGTCGGCGAACAAGATGGGAAAGGACTCTCTCGGAATGGAGAAGCCCTGGACCGCGGCCAACGGCCGGAAGATCGACCATATTTTCCACTATCAGATGGACGAGCTTAAAACGCTCCGGGCAATCTGGACTCCGGGCATTACGATAGACATGTTCCGCCGCACCGCGGGAATCGATTATCCCCTGCTCCAGCGCCGTTGCAGGGCCATTTGCCGCGCCATGGAAAACGCCCTCAGCATCAGGGTTACCGCACCCGGAGGAACGGACATAGTCGTGCCGGTCGAGGGAAGAACGCCCATGAGCGACGACGGCGACTTCGCCGAAGGCGGCTCAGGCGGAAACATCCCGGCCGGTGAAGTGTTCATCAGCCCGCTGCCGGGGAAGAGCGAAGGCGTCATCGTGTTCGACGGCTCCCTCAGCCTCACGGACAAAGACATCATCTCGAAAAAACCTGTAACGGTCGTCTTCGAAAACGGTTACATCACGTCGATATCGGGCGGACGCGAAGCGGAGCTGCTCCAGAAGTCCCTCGAAGCGGGCGAACAGAAGGCAAAGGAATTCGCCGCCGCAGGCAAGCTCACCGCGGAGGAAGGAGAATCCTACGCGCGCAACGCGAGAGGTTTGGGAGAGCTGGGAATCGGCCTGAATCCGGCGGCCCGCATCAAGGGCAACATGCTGGAGGACGAGAAAGCCTTCCATACCTGCCACTTCGCCATCGGCAGCAACTACGACAACGATGCCGAAGCTATGATCCACCTCGATTGCCTGGTGCGCAATCCCACCATCGAGGTAACCAAGCTCGACGGTTCGAAGGTCGTAATAGAACGGCAGGGGATTTTAGAGCCTCAGTTCGAAAATCCCGTAGATAACTGAACAGAGACACCGGACACGGCCGACCGTTGCGCCCGGCATCTCTCCGGGCCCCGGCGGACTAAATCGCAAGGGCCGCTGAAAAAGGAGTCCCCATGAGCGAGTCATTACCGGTGCAGGCTCTCGTAGCCAGGCAGCGTTCGTTTTTCAACGCAGGAAACACCAGATCCGTCGCCTTCAGGAAGGAGGCCCTGGACCGTTTATCCCGGGCAATTCGCGAAAGAGAATCCCAAATTCTCGAAGCGGTGCATGCCGATCTGGGAAAATCGGATTTCGAGGCATTCACCACCGAGGTCGTCCTCGTCCTCGGCGAAATCGAACTCATGAAGCGGAATCTCCGCAAGTGGTCGAAAACCGTTTCGAAGAACGCCGGATTATTCAATTTTCCCGCGAAAGAGCGGATGATCAAAGATCCCCACGGAGTGTGCCTCATCATGTCGCCCTGGAACTATCCGTTCCAGCTTACACTCATGCCGCTGGTCGGCGCGATCGGCGCGGGGAACACCGCGATAGTTAAGCCGTCGGCCTACTCGCCGGCGACCTCGGCCCTGATCGCCCGCATGATCGACGAAATTTTTCCGAGCGAATACATCGCCGTCGTGGAAGGCGGCCGTTCGGTGAATCAGGACCTCCTGGAACAGCATTTCGACTACATATTTTTCACCGGCAGCGTTGAGGTAGGCAAGCTTGTCATGCAGAGCGCCTCGAGAAACCTCACCCCCGTCACCCTCGAGCTCGGCGGAAAAAGCCCCTGCATCGTAGACCGCAGCGCGGACATCGACCTCGCGGCGAAACGGGCCGTGTGGGGGAAATGCATAAACTCCGGCCAAACCTGCGTTGCTCCGGACTACTTTCTGGTACACCGCGACGTCAAGGACAGCTTCATAGAAGCTTCAAAGAAATGGATCGTCCGGTTTTACGGAGAAAAACCCGAAGCGAACCCCGAGTTCCCGCATATCGTCAACCGCCATCATTTTACCCGGCTCTCAACGCTCATAACAGAAGCGGGAGCTTCCGGCAGAAACGCTCAACTCGCGTGGGGAGGCCAGACCGACGAAGAGACTATGCGGATCAGGCCCGCCATAATCGACAACGCGGACTGGAACGACCCGATCATGCAGGAGGAAATCTTCGGACCGATCATGCCGATCATTTCGTGGGACAGGGAAGACGAAATACGCGAGCGCATCCTTTCCAGGCCGCGACCGCTAGCCCTCTATATTTTTTCCAAAGACAGGGCCCAGATCAAACGATTCACCGAGGGTATCCCCTTCGGCGGCGGCTGCGTAAACGACACTATCATGCACGTGGCGACCCACCAGATTCCGTTCGGCGGAACCGGCGCGAGCGGAATGGGCGGGTATCACGGTAAAACGAGTTTCGATGCTTTCAGCAGGATAAAAGGAATCGTGGATCGCTCCACGCTGATAGACGTGCCGCTGCGGTACGCGCCCTTCGCGGGGAAATACCGCCGCTGGAGGCCGTTCCTATAAGGAGGAATCGGGGTAGCAGGACCAGCCCTTTCGGTCGATTCCCGCCACCCATTTCGCGGCCCACACGCGGGCGCCGGCAAGGTCGTGCTCCTTCCAGTTGCCGCACATGACCGGATCGACTCCGGGAACAGCCTCGGAGTCGGGCCAGGCGGCTACTTTGGACAGAACAGCCCGAAGCGCCTTCGCGGCGGCCTCTTCGCCGGGCTCGCCGAACACGGCCAGATAAAAGCCCGTTCTGCAGCCCATCGGGGACAGGTCTATGACTCCGTCGATTTCATCGCGGATATATTCGGCCATCAAATGTTCAAGCGTATGCAGGGCGCCCATCGGGATTGCCTCTTCGTTCGGCTGGCAGAACCGCACGTCGAATTTGGTGACGATATCTCCCTTGGGGCCGGTTTTCTTGCCGGCGAGGCGGACGTAGGGCGCCCGCACCTTCGTATGATCCAGGCTGAAACTTTCAACATTGCGCGCTTCTTTCATCTTCTTATCTTCCTTATTGATGCTTCACAAAATCGATAACGACGGCGGCGCTCCGATGCGAGGCCTGGCGGGAAAAATCCGCGTAGGACATGTCGGCCTCGTGTCCGGCGAGATCCGAAATGCTGCGGATGATTACGAAGGGAGTCCCGTTCGCGACGCACGCCTGGGCAACGGCGCCGCCTTCCATTTCCACGCATGCCGGAGAAAAGTGGGAGACGATTCGGTCCCGCGCCGCCGGATTGGATATAAAAGCGTCGCCGGTAGCGATTCGTCCGGGAATCATGCGGGACGGCGTTTCGAACCGCGGGGAAACGCGGCTGAAAGCGGCAAGGGCTTTATCGCGCATCGACTGATCGGCCTTGAAAAAGGGGCTTTCCGTTCCGGGAATCTGCCCAGCCGCGTATCCGAAGGGAGTCGTATCGAAGTCATGCTGCACGGCGTCGGTACAAACGACCATATCAAGCACGTTGAGCCCTTCGGCAAGGCCGCCGGCAGAGCCCGTGTTCACGATCGCGTCCACGCCGAAGTCGCAGATCAGCACCTGGGCGCAGAGGGCCGCGTTGACCTTTCCCACGCCGCAGCACACGACGACGACCGGCTTTCCGTCAATAAAGCCCTGATGAAACTCGAGGTTCGCCCTCCGGCGCACATCGACCGGCTTTCCCGACGCTTCAAGCTCGCGGTACAGCAGTTCTACTTCCTGCTTTTCCGCTCCGATTATTCCGATTTTCATTCATACTCCCCGGGGAAGCCCCCGCGCGGGCGCTCAGCCCTGATTGTCAAAATGCGCGGAGACGGAAGAAATGAGTCCTTCCAGTTGTCCGTGCAGATCCGGATACAGACGGTCGATATCCTCGGTCTTCCCCGCGATGATCGCCTGCTCCAAATCCCGCGCGCATGACGACAGCTCGAGCGCTCCGATATTGGCGCCGCTGGAAATGAGCGCATGGACCGCGGTGCGGAACTGCGTCAAACTGCCGCTCTTGCGGCCGGACTCAAGCTGGTCGAGCATCTTCGGCCCGGTGCGCTTGAATACCTTCAGTATCATTTCCAGATTTTGCAGAGACCCTGTATACCCGATGCCGGTGTCCCGGTCAAGGCCGGGAATCCACCCGCCCTTCGGCTGTTCGCCGGAGCGTTGGGCTTCCGATTGCCCGGCGCCTCCAGGAGCGCCGGCAACAGAAGCAGACGCCCGGGGCTCCATTTCCCGTTCGCCGATCAACAGGTGAGAGGCGTCCTTGCGCCCTCCGACCATCGGCCCTTCGGCGGCGGATTCCGAAACCGCGCCGGTCCCCGGTTGCGCCGCCGGACGCCCGTATCCTTCGATCTTCATCGGCGGAAGCCACTTTTTCAGGCACCGGACGAAGGCGTTGAATTCGATGGGCTTGTAAATCGTATCGTTCATGCCGGCTTTCCGGTACATTTGTTCGTAGGCAGATCCGGCGTTCGCGGTCAGCGCGATAATGGGAACCTCCCGGTATCCCGGAATCTCGCGGAGCTTCGCGGTCGCTTCCAACCCGTCCATTCCGGGCATCAGATGATCCATCAAAATAAGATCGTAGCGATACCGCGAAGCTTTCTGCACGGCGTCCAAACCGCTTTCAGCCTCGTCGCAGCGCACGTCGAGGGTTTGCAGGAATCCTTCGGCGACCTTCCGGTTCACCGCGCTGTCGTCCACCACCAGAACGCTCACTCCCGTCGCCCTGAAGTAGATCGGCTGAATCCCCATGGAATTGACCAGCGGGAGGCTTTCGCTGAAATCGACGCGGTCGCCCTGTATGAAGCGTGCGAAAGTGGATACGACCAGCGGTTTGAAGGTGAAGTCTATCGCGGGATCCTTTCCCTTGCCGATGAAGTCGGTCATTGAAAGAAGCGCGAGCCAGCGGGTTCCGGGATGCGAGGATACGTTGACCATAGCCCGGTCGTAGCCGGACTTGTACTCGAATATAACGTGGGTCCAGCCGGCTCCGGCCCGGCGATCCCTGTTGTTCATGAGGCGCGCGGTGAAATCGTCCGGATCGGAACAGAAATCGACCTCGAACTTGCCGTAGCCGGCCATCTGGCGAATGGAAGCCACCGTATACGGATCGGTGTCGAATACCAGCAACCTGACGGAAGAGGCAAGACGGAACACCGCCAGGGGTTCGGCGCCAGAAGCGATTCTCTGGGCGAAGCCGGCGGTAAAGGTCGAACCCGCGCCCTCTTCGCTTTCCAGCGTCAGGGACCCCTTCATCAGCGTCACCAAGCCCTTGCAGATCGCCAAGCCCAAACCTGAGCCTTCGATGCCCTTGTTGGAATCGCTTTCGATGCGGTTGAACCGGCCGAACAGCTCCGCCTGCCGCGCTTTCGGAATTCCCGGCCCGGTGTCCCGCACCCGGTAATTGATCCAGACCGACTGTCCGTCGCTTGATCGCACGGCGGTCACCGCCAGGTTCACCTCTCCCGATTCCGTAAATTTCACCGCGTTATTGAGCAGATTTACGAGAATCTGCTTCACGCGCAGCTCGTCGCCGATAAGCCGCGAGGGCAGGGTCGGATCGATGTCGGCGGTAAAAGACAATTCCTTTTCGGAAACCTTCACCGCAACGAGGTTGATCACGTCGTGCAGCGTCGAAGACACCGAGTACACCGCCTCGCTCAGTTCAAGCTTGCGGTCTTCGATGCGGGAGAAGTCGAGAATATCGTTGATGATGGAAAGAAGCATGGTCGCCGAAGATCGGATATGCTCCGAGTAGTTTTTCTGCAGCGAGTTCAGCGTCGTGCGTGAAAGCAGCTCGTTCATGCCGAGCACCGCGTTCATCGGAGTCCGCAGCTCGTGGCTCATGTTCGCGAGGAAGGCGGCCTTCGCCCTGACGGCGGCTTCCGCCCGTTCGCGGGCCTGCACCAGTTCGGTAGTGTTCGAAGCGATGGCGATGAGGCCGAACTCCTGATCCTGGTAGTGGAGGCGGTCGATGCGGTAGTTGTAGAACTGGCTCGAATCGCCCGTTCCCACCGATATGGTTCCCTGCCGCGAGCCCGTCGTTTCGCCGGCGAAAAGCTCGGCGAACTTGCTTTGATCGGGGCCGGCGTTCCTGAACAGAAACGACCAGGGCTTGTTGATCACGGTGCGCCAGTCGTGGAAGCCGAGATTCGTCACCAGCGGCTGCGAGGCGTACTCTACGATTCCTTCGGGGTTTACGATGGCGATCGCGTCCGAGGTCGACTCCATCAACGCGTCGAGAATCGCCTTGGGCTTGATTTCCCGGGTGATATCGAACCGCGTCATGATATAGCCGAAGACTCCGGCGGTAGACTTGATCGTGCGGACGTCCACATAGAGCCAGCGGATGTCTCCGCGGGGATCCTTGTGCTTGACCACCTGATGAACGGGTTCGTCGTCCAGGATGGCGGTATCGAGAATCTTTTCCACAAAGGGAATATCGAGCTTGGGAAGCTCCCTCAGGTTCCTGCCCGCCAGGTCGCGCCAAGAATAAAATCCGTTCGCGCGGGCGACGGAATCGCTGACCACCAGAATCTGCAGATTCCGGTCGAATACAAAGATGTCGGCGGGAGAAGATACGAGAAGGGTGTCCAGAATTTTCTTCTGGGAATATAAGAGGCTTACATCGGTAATGAAAAAGACCTTGCCGACTATGCGGCCGCCGTGTTCTACCCGGGAAGCCTTAACCTGAAACCACTCGTACTGGTTCGTACCGAGCCGGTCGAGGGGAAAGGTCTCGTCTACGGGCAGGCCCTTGTTGAGCTTCTCGAACCATTTGCGGATAAGCAGAACAAGAACCTGGTTTTTCACGATATCGAAAATCGAGACGCCGTCGCACGAGGCGGAATCGGCAATCCCGAACATGAGCCGTGCGGCTTTGCTCATTTTTTGAACATGATTGTCTGTGTCTAGAAATACGACCAGGTTCGGGGTCATTTCAAGAAGGGTTTCTGCGTACACAGGGTTGTCTGACGGATACGGGTCGTCACTTTTTCCCATAGGCGTACAGTATATACGGAATCTCCATAATTATCAATTTTCACCCCTGATAATCGCCGCGAGTCAGACTGATTTTTCAGAATTTACAGGATCGCCCGAAAAGCTTTTGCGTATCCTGCCGATAATCCCAGGTATGAGCGACGATTTTCTTTTGTCAGACATCATCCGCGATGAACGGATCTGCACCTTTTTTCAACCGATTGTCAGTCTAAAAACCGGAGAGATCTTCGCGTACGAAGCGCTCACTCGCGGGATCAGGGATGAAAGCCGCAGCCTGATCGACCCCTGCGCCCTGTTCGCCCAGGCAGACAGGGAAACCTGCTCGCTCGAGTTCGACCTCCTGTGCCGGAAAAAGGCCCTGGAGAATTTCCGGAAATTCCATACAAACACGGAAGCAATGATGTTCATGAACATCAACACCTCAGTAATATCCTCCCGGGACAACGAGACGCACCACATCGGAACGATCAGCCGCCAGATGGGCTTCGATCCGGAAAACATCGGCCTTGAACTGATCGAATCCAAGGCCTCCTCCCCGGACGAGCTGATGTCCTTTGTAAGGAAATACCGCGACTCGGGATTCCTGATCGTAATAGACGACTTCGGCTGCGAACATTCGAACATCGACCGGCTTATCCAGATTCACCCGGACATCATCAAGGTTGACCGCAGCATCATCTCCTGCATAGAAAACGACCCGTACCGCCAGTCCATCCTGAAATCCATCCATTCCCTGGCCGAAATGACCGGCTCCCTCTGCCTCGCGGAAGGAGTGGAAACCCTCGCCGAAATAAAGACCTGCCACCTTCTGGGCGTAGACCTCTTCCAGGGCTTCGCCATCGCATGCCCATCCCCGGACATCCCCCGCCTGGAAGAGGCCACGCGGACCCAGGTGCGCATCCTGCAGGGCGAAATTCACACCGCAAGCATGGACGCGCTGAGGCGCCGCCGCCGCCTGACCGGAGACATCAACGTGCTTGCCGACTGGCTCATCCGCCAGATCGACCCGACCAATCCCGAATCCCTCACCCTCGTGTTCCAGGAATTCATCGCCATGAACGACGAAGTCGAGTGCGTCTACCTCCTGGACTCGCGGGGAGTGCAGATTTCGGAAACCATCGTCTCTCCCTTCGTACGGTTGCAGTCCCGGCCCAGCATCTTTCAGCCCGCTCGCAGAGGAGCGGACCACGCCTACAAGCCCTACTTCGCCTGCTTCGAAGCGCTGGGAATCCAGCGATATCTGACGGACGTATATCTCTCTCTCGCCTCCGGGAACCTCTGCAGAACCTTCTCGGTCCAGCTGCCCTGCCAAAGCGACGCGCCCTGCGTCCTCTGCATGGATTTCCTGGAAGAGCCGATCAGGACGCCCTCTGCTCCCAAACAGTCGTAAATGTTTCAAAATGTAAAAATTTACGTTAGAATTGCGTAAAAACGCATAAAACCGCAAAGTTTTCTCAAATAAACTCTTGATAAACAGAATAAAATTTTGTAATTTATGCCTGTGATCATTAATCAAAGTGAATTCACCTAAGGACCGGCCGTTCCCTCCTCCTTTCGGCCGGTCTTTTTTTTATCCTGTTGCCGAAACCCGCAAATCCAGCTAATCTTGACCCCATGACACAGCACACCTTCACCCTCACCGTCTCCTGCGCCGACCAAAGCGGCATCATCGCGGCCGTAACCGGCTGCATCGCGGAGACCGGCGGCAACATCCTGAACCTTGCCCAGCACACCGCAGTCGACATCGGCATGTTTTTTTGCCGCGTCTCCTTCGCCGGAACCGAAGGCTTCACAGAAGCGCGCTTCCGCGAAGCCTTCGATAAAATCGCCGCCAAATTCTCGATGGACTGGCAGTTCTTCGATAACGACCGGAAAAAAAAGGTGGCTGTCCTTGTTTCCAAAACCAGCCACTGCCTTTATGAAATTCTGCTTAAACACGCCGACGGCGAACTGGACTGCGAAATTCCGGTCATCATTTCAAACCATCCGGACCTGGCCCATATCGCCACCTCCTTCCACATCCCCTTCTTCCAGGTAGACGTTAAAAAGGGCAAGCACGAATACGAACGCGATCTTGAAGAAATCCTTTCGCGCTACGACATCGAACTCGTCGTCCTTGCCCGCTACATGCAGGTGATGAGCGCGGAGTTCTGCGAGCGCTGGGACACGAAGGTCATCAACATCCACCACGGATTCCTTCCCGCCTTCAAGGGAGCGAAACCCTACCACCAGGCCTGGCAAAAGGGCGTAAAGCTCATCGGCGCGACCGGACACTTCGCGACCGCAGACCTCGACCAGGGACCCATCATTTATCAGGATGTGATTACGGTCGCGGACACCTGCTCGGTGGACGAGTTCATCCGCATGGGAAAAGACGTCGAACGCACCGTCATCGTAGAGGCCGTCCGCCGCTACCTGAGCCACAGCATCTTCCTCTGGCAGGGCAGAACCTTCGTCATCGAATAATCCTCCGGGCGAAAAAAAAGCGCCCCGCATGGGGCGCTCCTCAAATAAACCGCTCGTGTACCGAATCAAATAATGTGTTCCAGCACGTTCAGCACGTCAGGATCGTACATTCCGTCTTTTTTCCGCAGCTCGTTCAGCGCGGTTTCCTTGTCGAATATATCCCGATAGTTGCGCTTGGAAATCAGCGCGTTGAACGACTCTGCCACATGGATAAGGCGGGCGATAAAGGGAATCCGCGAGCCTTCAAGCCCTTCCGGATACCCCGAGCCGTCCATGTTCTCATGATGCATCAGCACGCCGTCGGCAAACACCGCCATATATTTTTCCGGCACGAATGAAAGCTGGGCCAAGCCCTGCTTCACGTGATTGCGAATCTCGTACTTCTGCGCGTCGGTCAGATTGTCCGCCTGCAGCAGAGCCTCGTCTATTTCCAGGAAACCGATATCGTACACCATCGCCACCGCGAAAAAGAGCGTCGCCTCGTACTGCGCGACCCCCATCTCTTGTGCAAGCTTGAACACCATTTCCGCCACGTTCTTGGAATTATTCTTTCTGCCGGTCGCGCGGTCTATCTGCACGCCGATCTCGCGGCACTTCGCCGCAAGATCCGCAAGTTCCTTCTTTTCCGCTTCGGTAGCCGGGGGCGGCGGGAGCCCGGTCTCCTTCATCGCGCTGCCGATCAGCCGCATCTCGCCGTTCGCGCCATACAGCGGCGGCAGAGCGTCGAGAGCGGGAGCGCCGTATTGCGGAGCGCGCGACATTTCCGCCACGGCCTTCAGCGTCTCCATGAATTTCTCGTTCTGCGTTTTCACGCTTCGCATATTCATCACCAGATTGATCAACACCACGACAAAGACGATGAAAACGACCGCGCCCAGCAGCAACAGCCCGAATATGACGAATTTGCTTCCCTTGCCCGAGATCTCGCGAGCCTCTGTAAGCGCCCGCTCGTACGCCTCGCGCTGGGTGCGCAGCAGATTCTCCTGATGCTCGTCGTTGCGCTCGGCCTCTGCTTCCTGAGTTTCGCGCTTCAGGGCCTCCAGGGCCAGCTGGAGCTCGAGCGTGTTGCGCAGAATCGGATTATTGTTTCCGTCGGACGCGGAGGCGGCCGGCCTCGTCGGATCGGACCCCCAGGCCACGTCCTGCGCCTCGTAGGTATTGATTATCTTGATAATGCGGTTAATCCGCTCGCTGGAAATATAGGGAAACTCGATGAGCTTTTCCTTTACCCGATTAAAAGCCGCCGTGTCCCGCGAGTTCTTGATCTGTTCGAGGTATCCGTAATAAATCGTCTCGGAGAGCACCTCCACGTTCTGCGGAAGCGCCTCCTCCTTGTACGAAGAAAGAACCGTATTGATGTAGGTGAAAGCCTTTACATAATTCCCCGCCGAATACTGATCGTTCGCTGCGTTCAGATACCGGTTCACCAGATCCATGTCCACCGCGTGCACGGACGCCGTCAGCGCAACCGCCGACATCAGCAGACAAGAGACGTAAAAACGGATTTTATTCATAGTTTCCTACCCCGAATGCAAGAATCAGCCTGACATCGTTCACCGGCGTTCCGCCTTGTATCATCAAGGTATCGCGTATTCCGGTGCGGAAATGGATGTCGAAGTCCGAAAGCTCCGCCATGACGGACGTTACCGTCAAGTTGAAACCGAGGGCTGCGTCTATAGTATCGGCAAATAAATGCCCGGCATAATAGTCTATTCCCATTTTCAGGCGGCCTGTTTCGCCGAGTTTCACGTCATGCAAACCGAGGCCGACCACCGGGGTCTGGAAAGAAAAGGCCGGAAGTTCCTGCTCCCCGTACTCGATGCCCATGAACGAATACCCCAGCCTGAGCCCCAGATATTTGTTCAAGACAGCGGAAGAGAACACGCCGACCGCCTCCGCGCCCCAATTCACGGAAGGAGTTCCCATAAAGGACAGAATCATCCCGTGGCCTTCCGCGTCCATCCCGACGATCCAGGACTCGCCCCGGTAAAAGACGGAAGCCGCGCCGGAAAGCCCGTATTTCACCGAACTTTCGCCGTCATCCAAGCCCCAGGAAACGTTCCCCAGCCCGAGCAGAGCCTCCCAGGTGATCGTACGGTAATGGGAATTAAAGTCCTGATCGAGATAGATTTTCTTGCCGCTCGTGGTGTTCACGGTTTTATACGTCTTGGAAAGATCCTGCTTGATCTTCGATTCGGCTACCTGCTGGCGATGCGACTCAAGAGCCTGCCGTTCGGCGGCCTTCTTGTTTTCCGCTTCCTGCTTCACCATCGCCGTCCGTATCGACTGATACAGCTCGAGCGCCTGTATATTGTCCAGATTATTATCAATGATATGAAGCGACAGCGCGCTCGCCTGTTCCAGATTGTTTTCGATAACCAGCTGGCGGGCCTTTTTCAGGACATAGGCCTCCAGCCGCGGCATCCATGCCTTGCTCGAATTTACAGAAAGAATAACCGGCAGCTCGGGCGCTCCCGCTTCCGACATGGCGGCGTCCGCCTGCCGATACACCGCATCGGGCACGACTGCCTGCGAAAACACAGCGGAGGAACAACAGACAAGAAAGGCAACAAGAAGGGCGATATTTTTCATAGACTCCCCGCTCAATCAATAAGGGACAAGCGTTCCTTACAATTTTAACATGGCCCGCCGTCCAAATACAAGTTTAATTCCTAAAATCTCCAAAAAACGGGAGAGGGGTCCGTCCCGCAAGTAGCGAATTCCGCTTTGCCCATGATACACTTACGCATCATGACCACACGCAAGAAGAAACCGGCCGGAACCGGAAAACAAACCCCGAGAACCCTCCGCGAAAAGACGCGGAAAACCCTCAAAAAGATGGAAAAGACCGACGCTGAAA
Encoded proteins:
- the purU gene encoding formyltetrahydrofolate deformylase; protein product: MTQHTFTLTVSCADQSGIIAAVTGCIAETGGNILNLAQHTAVDIGMFFCRVSFAGTEGFTEARFREAFDKIAAKFSMDWQFFDNDRKKKVAVLVSKTSHCLYEILLKHADGELDCEIPVIISNHPDLAHIATSFHIPFFQVDVKKGKHEYERDLEEILSRYDIELVVLARYMQVMSAEFCERWDTKVINIHHGFLPAFKGAKPYHQAWQKGVKLIGATGHFATADLDQGPIIYQDVITVADTCSVDEFIRMGKDVERTVIVEAVRRYLSHSIFLWQGRTFVIE
- a CDS encoding HD-GYP domain-containing protein, which produces MNKIRFYVSCLLMSAVALTASVHAVDMDLVNRYLNAANDQYSAGNYVKAFTYINTVLSSYKEEALPQNVEVLSETIYYGYLEQIKNSRDTAAFNRVKEKLIEFPYISSERINRIIKIINTYEAQDVAWGSDPTRPAASASDGNNNPILRNTLELQLALEALKRETQEAEAERNDEHQENLLRTQREAYERALTEAREISGKGSKFVIFGLLLLGAVVFIVFVVVLINLVMNMRSVKTQNEKFMETLKAVAEMSRAPQYGAPALDALPPLYGANGEMRLIGSAMKETGLPPPPATEAEKKELADLAAKCREIGVQIDRATGRKNNSKNVAEMVFKLAQEMGVAQYEATLFFAVAMVYDIGFLEIDEALLQADNLTDAQKYEIRNHVKQGLAQLSFVPEKYMAVFADGVLMHHENMDGSGYPEGLEGSRIPFIARLIHVAESFNALISKRNYRDIFDKETALNELRKKDGMYDPDVLNVLEHII